A window of the Hordeum vulgare subsp. vulgare chromosome 5H, MorexV3_pseudomolecules_assembly, whole genome shotgun sequence genome harbors these coding sequences:
- the LOC123397183 gene encoding xylanase inhibitor protein 1-like: MALARRSRPISLLLVIAAVLSVHSLLPGPAAATGKTGQLTVFWGRNKDEGSLREACDAGVYTAVIMSFLNVYGHGKYRLDLSGHPLAGIGDDIRHCQSAGVTVSLSIGGFGGDYALPTNRSALDLADHLWWSYLGGRRRGVRRPFGRARLDGVDFFLERGGPGEHYDALARELAKRKARGGKPPRLTATPRYAFPDRLAAPALSTGVFERIHVRFYDYPDCTAFIEDAWGRWTAAYPGSKIHLGLTASEKASCYLHPKALWEITMPIVQKAANYGGVMLWDRYYDVVNVQDHYSSYIKNWA; this comes from the coding sequence ATGGCGCTGGCACGCCGGAGTCGtcccatctccctcctcctgGTCATCGCCGCTGTTCTCTCCGTGCACAGCCTGCTCCCCGGCCCGGCCGCCGCCACGGGGAAGACCGGCCAGCTCACCGTCTTCTGGGGCCGGAACAAGGACGAGGGCTCTCTCAGGGAAGCCTGCGACGCCGGCGTCTACACGGCGGTCATCATGTCCTTCCTCAACGTCTACGGCCACGGGAAGTACCGCCTCGACCTCTCCGGCCACCCGCTCGCCGGCATCGGGGACGACATCAGGCACTGCCAGTCCGCGGGCGTCACCGTCTCCCTCTCCATCGGCGGCTTCGGCGGCGACTACGCGCTCCCGACCAACCGGTCCGCGCTCGACCTCGCCGACCACCTCTGGTGGTCCTACCTCGGCGGCAGGCGCAGGGGCGTGCGCCGCCCGTTCGGCCGCGCGCGGCTCGACGGCGTCGACTTCTTCCTCGAGCGCGGCGGGCCGGGGGAGCACTACGACGCGCTGGCCAGGGAGCTGGCCAAGCGCAAGGCCCGCGGGGGGAAGCCGCCGCGCCTGACGGCGACGCCGCGCTACGCGTTCCCGGACCGGCTCGCGGCGCCGGCGCTCTCGACGGGGGTCTTCGAGCGCATCCACGTCAGGTTCTACGACTACCCGGACTGCACGGCGTTCATCGAGGACGCGTGGGGCAGGTGGACGGCGGCGTACCCGGGCAGCAAGATCCACCTCGGCCTGACGGCGTCGGAGAAGGCGAGCTGCTACCTGCACCCCAAGGCGCTCTGGGAGATCACGATGCCGATCGTGCAGAAGGCGGCCAACTACGGCGGCGTCATGCTCTGGGACAGGTACTACGACGTGGTGAACGTGCAGGACCACTACAGCAGCTACATCAAGAACTGGGCATGA